Proteins encoded within one genomic window of Platichthys flesus chromosome 17, fPlaFle2.1, whole genome shotgun sequence:
- the grna.2 gene encoding granulin 2 isoform X2, translating to MLRISVWLLLGVFVWDLASGLTCPDGKVCQDNNTCCMSTKGYACCHYPNAVCCSDQTHCCPSGYRCNIASQMCEKQGQPWMTIPMEKKEAAEEPAPPVLPISPLQELTNNHVPEASKSSVVRCDGYYSCPDRTTCCRHPTGVWFCCSYFPGRCCLDGYHCCPYGFDCDVTYTYCVREGLRYPFTPRQALSSVPASLISPPDHETPMTALTEASDGSPEAGVIRCDSKFYCSDGTTCCKGSKGQWSCCPYPLGQCCSDGRHCCPYGSTCDPSSLKCTAFYSVFPSGSQEHVKAD from the exons ATGCTGAGGATCAGTGTGTGGCTGTTATtgggggtgtttgtgtgggacCTTGCGTCCGGCCTCACCTGTCCTGACGGGAAAGTCTGCCAGGATAACAACACCTGCTGTATGTCTACAAAGGGCTATGCTTGCTGTCATTATCCAAAT GCCGTGTGCTGCTCAGACCAGACCCACTGCTGTCCATCGGGCTATCGTTGTAACATTGCCTCCCAGATGTGTGAAAAACAGGGCCAGCCGTGGATGACGATACCCATGGAGAAGaaggaggctgcagaggaaccGGCCCCTCCTGTTCTACCCATTTCTCCCCTGCAGGAGCTCACAAACAACCACGTCCCAGAGGCATCAAAGAGCTCAGTCGTCCGTTGCGACGGCTACTACTCGTGTCCAGATCGCACTACCTGCTGCAGACACCCCACAGGTGTCTGGTTCTGTTGCTCTTACTTTCCT GGCCGCTGCTGTCTGGATGGCTACCACTGTTGCCCATATGGCTTTGACTGTGACGTCACTTACACCTACTGTGTGAGGGAAGGCCTGAGATATCCTTTCACTCCCAGACAAGCTCTGTCGTCAGTCCCCGCCTCTCTCATTTCACCTCCAGACCACGAG aCACCTATGACAGCTCTAACAGAGGCCAGTGACGGTTCCCCTGAGGCTGGAGTGATTCGCTGCGATTCCAAGTTTTACTGCTCAGACGGGACGACTTGCTGCAAAGGATCCAAAGGCCAGTGGTCCTGCTGCCCCTACCCACTG GGCCAGTGTTGCTCAGATGGTCGGCACTGCTGTCCCTATGGATCCACCTGCGACCCCTCCTCCTTGAAATGCACGGCATTTTACTCTGTGTTCCCCTCAGGATCACAGGAACATGTGAAAGCAGACTGA
- the grna.2 gene encoding granulin 2 isoform X1 gives MLRISVWLLLGVFVWDLASGLTCPDGKVCQDNNTCCMSTKGYACCHYPNAVCCSDQTHCCPSGYRCNIASQMCEKQGQPWMTIPMEKKEAAEEPAPPVLPISPLQELTNNHVPEASKSSVVRCDGYYSCPDRTTCCRHPTGVWFCCSYFPGRCCLDGYHCCPYGFDCDVTYTYCVREGLRYPFTPRQALSSVPASLISPPDHEVSFQETPMTALTEASDGSPEAGVIRCDSKFYCSDGTTCCKGSKGQWSCCPYPLGQCCSDGRHCCPYGSTCDPSSLKCTAFYSVFPSGSQEHVKAD, from the exons ATGCTGAGGATCAGTGTGTGGCTGTTATtgggggtgtttgtgtgggacCTTGCGTCCGGCCTCACCTGTCCTGACGGGAAAGTCTGCCAGGATAACAACACCTGCTGTATGTCTACAAAGGGCTATGCTTGCTGTCATTATCCAAAT GCCGTGTGCTGCTCAGACCAGACCCACTGCTGTCCATCGGGCTATCGTTGTAACATTGCCTCCCAGATGTGTGAAAAACAGGGCCAGCCGTGGATGACGATACCCATGGAGAAGaaggaggctgcagaggaaccGGCCCCTCCTGTTCTACCCATTTCTCCCCTGCAGGAGCTCACAAACAACCACGTCCCAGAGGCATCAAAGAGCTCAGTCGTCCGTTGCGACGGCTACTACTCGTGTCCAGATCGCACTACCTGCTGCAGACACCCCACAGGTGTCTGGTTCTGTTGCTCTTACTTTCCT GGCCGCTGCTGTCTGGATGGCTACCACTGTTGCCCATATGGCTTTGACTGTGACGTCACTTACACCTACTGTGTGAGGGAAGGCCTGAGATATCCTTTCACTCCCAGACAAGCTCTGTCGTCAGTCCCCGCCTCTCTCATTTCACCTCCAGACCACGAGGTCAGCTTTCAGGAG aCACCTATGACAGCTCTAACAGAGGCCAGTGACGGTTCCCCTGAGGCTGGAGTGATTCGCTGCGATTCCAAGTTTTACTGCTCAGACGGGACGACTTGCTGCAAAGGATCCAAAGGCCAGTGGTCCTGCTGCCCCTACCCACTG GGCCAGTGTTGCTCAGATGGTCGGCACTGCTGTCCCTATGGATCCACCTGCGACCCCTCCTCCTTGAAATGCACGGCATTTTACTCTGTGTTCCCCTCAGGATCACAGGAACATGTGAAAGCAGACTGA